The following are encoded together in the Echinicola jeungdonensis genome:
- a CDS encoding DUF6503 family protein yields MVNCFQALLWALVFLMVANGCNKPEKAQSIVDQSIAAHGWEGKNKFSLQFKFREIYYTMNRDGGRFEYIREFKNPDGQRVRDILNNQGFQRYIDGIEVEVTEEMAQAYSNSINSVFYFMLLPYGLNDPAVNKKWLKTTKIEGEKYDLIHVTFDKEGGGVDYEDEYFYWFDKKTKMMDYLAYLYHSDGGGLRFRKAINRRKIQGITIQDYINYEADPNVVKLKDLGRLYNQGKLKGLSRVINENVQITVD; encoded by the coding sequence ATGGTGAATTGCTTTCAAGCTTTATTGTGGGCATTGGTTTTTCTTATGGTCGCCAATGGTTGTAATAAACCAGAAAAGGCCCAATCCATCGTAGATCAAAGTATTGCAGCCCATGGTTGGGAGGGGAAAAATAAGTTTTCACTACAATTTAAGTTTAGGGAGATATATTATACCATGAATAGGGATGGGGGGCGATTTGAATATATCCGGGAATTTAAAAATCCGGATGGCCAAAGGGTCCGGGACATTCTCAATAATCAGGGATTTCAAAGATATATAGATGGTATTGAGGTTGAGGTGACCGAGGAGATGGCCCAAGCTTACAGTAATTCCATTAATTCAGTTTTTTATTTTATGTTGTTGCCCTATGGCCTGAATGATCCAGCAGTAAATAAAAAGTGGTTAAAGACCACGAAAATTGAAGGAGAAAAGTACGACCTTATTCATGTTACCTTTGATAAAGAAGGTGGTGGGGTGGATTATGAGGATGAATATTTCTATTGGTTTGATAAAAAGACAAAAATGATGGATTACCTGGCTTATTTATACCATTCAGATGGTGGAGGACTTCGGTTTAGAAAAGCAATTAACCGAAGAAAAATCCAGGGAATTACCATTCAGGATTATATTAATTATGAAGCCGACCCTAATGTAGTCAAATTAAAGGATTTGGGA